TACAAAGAAAGCGGAGAAGTAACTTCGAAGAACCAGAGATGAAAAGGATTTGTATATTTCTTAGTAACCGAGAGATTAtagggaaagaaagaatgaaagcTATGAAAAGACAAGTGAAAGGCTATGACAAGTTTTCTATATCCCCCCTTGCCTGGCTCTAACTTTTCTATTTATAACATTCTATGCCAGTCAGCTAAGAGCGGCTATCAACTGCTGCTGACGTCAAAAGATTCCTTACTAACAAACTTATTAACAAACTACAACTGCATGGAAAAAATATCGTCTGCATGGCCGTAACTAACGTCTCTGCATGGCCATAACTACTCCAGCTAGCTGTATTTCCCCACTGCATTTCCGTTGCTGCATTCGGCATCATGTGGGCTAACCAAGTGCGTGTATCAATTTGGCTTTGAAACGGCGAGGCTTTCCGGAGACCCTTCAAATTCTTTACAGTTGATCTGAGAAGCTTCGAGTCATGAGCTTGAGAGCGCAGACGCACATTCTTCTCTTAAAACTCTTCACCATCTAAATGTAAAGAACCCAGAAACAATATGCTCATGAATTCTCGCGAGCAAAAAATTGGTCTCAAAGGGAAATATTCGAGTTGGTTCATTGGTCGTTTTACGAGTCTCTTGCTGAAAACCTTGAAGACTGACAACTGTTTGATGTTATTCCCATAATAAACATTGTGCCAGTAAATAATTCATTACTGCCTTTGTAATGACTCTGTGTTAATATGAATTGCAAACTAGAAGTTTGATGTTTACGATGCCTACACGAGCATGTACGACTGCTGGAGTGGCCTGGAATGTCGTGGCATGATCCCataaaaaagtttcaacttcAAAGTTTCAACATTTTTGTCGAGTTGTCATGTAGGCTTGCTACCATATTATGGAATGAAGGAAGGTTAGTAATTCATATCAGCCACTTCATTCATGCTCATACTTGTGCTTGCAGTTCTTgtccttttgacatttttttccCATTGGATTCCTTGGATGGGGAATATGTCTTCCATCACTGCATTTTGCCTATTTTCTACAGCATGTTTTTGGTAGGATTCTGGAAGCCTTGTTATCTACTAATGACTtcataatttgaaaaggagatACTTCTCTGATGCATTTATTGAGTCTAGAGTTCTTTTGACATTGGGAGTCATCAATCTGGATACGTTATGAAAATTTGAAGACcttgaattttaattttttgtaaagacATATTAGGCCAGTGGCAGATGATGGCTGGGTTCAATCAGTACATTGCCCAACTTGCCACGCGAACAATTTGGCTTACTGTGTCGAACCATCAACAGACATGATATGCCTTACTTGTCTCTGCCAACGAAATGATAATTCCATCACCTCTCTATTTTTATGTCAAGAACACACTAATGCAAAATATTTTGCGTAAGAAATTTTGCTTACTATATGTTGAACAACCAATGAACATGGCATGCCTCCTCGTTTGTCTCTTGCAGAACTGTGTGATGCTCAACTGCTCATTATCTAACTAATTCAGGTTAGAATAGATTGAAACCCATTTTGCAAGGTAACCTGCTTTGCTTAATATGTAGAGCCATGAACCAACATGATATGCCTTCCTTGTCTCAGCATAAGTAGTGATGCTAGTCTTTTCACTAGTTTATATCCAAAGAACATTTTCATGTGATTTGCCTACTACCCTAACCTTCTCTGCTTGTAAGTAGTTGTAACAAATTATAAAACTTTTGATCTATGTGGCTACTTGGTCATTGcaatcaaacaaaacaaaataattaaacaactgGAGAAGTTAATGCAAATAGCATCTGGCACCTAGGTCATCAATTATCTATTACCACCATCAAGGTCTGATGTCTATTTCAGCAAGGCACAGCCATGTTAGACCCAATAATATACGTTATTGCCTGGACCACCATGTCGAATTTTTTTCACCACTCCCTGATATCTAAAGATTGATTTTCTCATAGTGTATATATATCTACTCTAACACAAGCCAAAGCTAACTTAGAAAAACCTCTTGTTTTCAAACAGCAAGTATCAACCGAGAGTTGGAGTCTTAGTATTTTACCAAGGATAATGGGCATCCAGGCGCCACGAATTTTTCATGCTAAGCAGATCCTTAATAGAATTCTTGAAAATCCCCAAGGTACAGATAGACCAAAAGGCCACTGTGCAGTTTATGTTGGTGAAACCAGTTGGAAGATATACGTGAAACCACTATCCTATCTTAACCACCCATCATTTTGCCACTTGCTACACCAGGTTGAAGAAGAGTTTGGCTTCTGCCATCCAATGGGAGCACTCACAATTCCATGCAATGAAGAAATCTTCATCAATCTTTGTAACTTATGTTCACTATAAGCAAGAAGAGAAACTGATATGGATTACCAATAGGAGGCGTATGTCTTAGCACATTTGACTAGAATCTGTTTAATCCGATTTTGTACAAGGAGAaactaatctttttttttctcttttgggcAATGGCCGCGTAAATATTACTTGATGGAATATATTGACTTCTATATTAGCACTTTTCCCTTTCTTCGTTTGTTAATTAGTATCTGCAGTCAAACAGGAAGCAGCAAATACAGGGGTGCACATTTTCAAAAGTGGTTGTGATCAAGCAACCACTTGAAAGTAGAATGTGGATCTTCtctcaaaaaaaattgttgtgtaAATTTCTCTCTGTTGCAAAAAGCATGTGCCCGTATTATCTACTTAATATGTGGTTGACACATCTTAATTGGTTTCGCCACCATCTAGTTGGTGTTTCAGTCAATATGATGCTCAATATCTGTAGTTTTAAGAGTTACTCAAACTACTGATCTTTAGGTTGCAGTTCCTCTCATCActggaattgtttcttgctaaaatcATGCAAAAAGTCAGAAAAAGTCACCTTGTAAATATCTAAATGAAAATTCGATAGGGAGACAGACTTTACTACCtcagaaaattcagaaaaaggTTTTTACTGGCGCTTCAACAATGTTCATGTTCAGTGCAGACATTACATGACATTCTCATTTTAACTTTGCTTTCTGTTtgaaatgaatatagaagttaattgtgttaaatttgattttaagtTCTACTGACCAATGATTTTGcatattaaatttgattttaattgTGTTATTGTACATTCTTTGTCATTTCAAGAACTCCAAAACATATCACTATTCCCCAATGCCTGATAGCATCCATTTTAACCGGGGAAGGAAAAGCACGGGTTTTCTGTCTGAAAAtttaaaagggaaaagaaattgATAGCCTTATAGACGTGCTGATAATGGAATCAGATTCCGACAACCATTTAATGTTTTTGTTAAGTTTGAATATTGTGGTAAAACGAGAAAGCATGGTTTTTTAAGTTTCATACCAACTTCTCTTTCatagattatatatatatacctgcTCCAACGCTAGCCTAACCAGAGCAGAGAAGCATCTTATCCGCAATTCACAAGTAGTGTCGTCAATCAAGTTAGAACTTCAGTAGTTTACGAAGAATAATGGGTGTTGCGGTGCCTCGAATTTTTCCTGCTAAGCAGATCCTAAACAGAATTCTTGCAAATCCAGGAGGTACTTTCTGCTAAGCAGATCCTAAACAGAATTCTTGCAAATCCAGGAGGTACTACGAAAGTACCGAAAGGCCACTTTGCTGTTTATGTAGGGGAAACTAGTTGGAAGAGATATGTGCTGCCATTATCCTACCTTAACCATCCTTCATCCCAGCACTTACTAAGCCAGGCTGAGGAAGAGTTTGGATACCACCATCCTATGGGAGCTCTGACAATTCCATGCAAGGAAGAAACCTTCATCAATCTCACCTGTAACTTGTGTAGCCCTTAAGCAAGAAGAGAAGCTTATATAGCTTACTGATGGGAGACTCGCATCTTAGCATTGCTAACCAGAATCCTGTTCAACCCAATTTTGCACAAAGGAGAACTGGATTCTTTTTCTGCACTACTGCTGACTGCTGTAGATATTACCTATTATCAAGTAGATGAAAATATTTAAATCATCTTGCTTCGACAATTTTCTATCgctttcttcttttgcttaCTTGCATTTAGACTGTAAATTGGCTTAAaggtttttgttaaaaaaaaaaaaaaaaacactaagtACATAGCTTTGCAAGTTAACCTAGTAAAAGTGACCAAGCAACCTCTTTAAAATAGACAGTAAAGCTTCCCAGTAGTAAATCATCGATAATCTCCTGTCTCTTGGCAGAGAGAGCAGGTTTTATGCTTATTATTTGTTCCTGCTCCATCCTACTTTTCTTTTCCGTGCGTTCTTTCATTACTTGCTCAGTTACTCCAATCTTAAAACTTTATAGGCCGACCAATTTTATCTGTGCAAGTATGTCTCTCAAATACTAGAATGATACGCACGGTGTAAGTATATTTCTACCCTATTTGTTTAACTTAGTCACTGccatttggattagctgtttttgaggtgtttttaaaaaattttactgtaacatagtttttatagtatattttggaatatttttagaaaatattttgggatatttaagagtagaagagtttttagaatattttttagaatattttttaaatattaaaaaaatttagattactttttagagtaccttttagagtattttttaaaaattttaacagTGGTGTTTTTGACCTAATATATCTGTTTTGCCCCTCGAACCTTAATAAAACTACCATGGCTTTTCTTCAATTTCGCTCCAAACTTATGAAACTGGTGatttttgtttatattattAGTGAATGAAATTAATGAATCAAAAACTGTTTGTTTTAGGCTATTTTTTACTTATATTATTAggatatttttgtcatttcattcaGAACCATTTATTTGAACGATGGAACCTATGAAATACCGACACGTATTATTTAAAACCATAATAGGGGGCTTTGTGTAGAATAGCTACATCATAGGGGGTTTTTTGTTTCTTACACTAAAATATAAGACCATCCGCACAAACGGCCGGGAAGCCACATGTCCAGCCTATACTAGTACTCTGATGAACTTTCTACCCATCACTCAATTCTTAAACCACTGCTCTCAAACAAGAAATCTTAAGgcccttaagaaatttcatgCACATTTGCTCAGAACAGGTATACTTTTTTTCTCACCCAATCTTCAGACCAAGGTCATCTTCACATACACTTCGTGCCTTAACACAAACAGCACTCAAACATTAACCAACTTGTTCAAGTTCCTTAACCCCAGAAACCCATTGCCCTTTAATTCAATTGTCTCCCATTTCTCTCAAAATGGGTGCCATTCTCTTGCTCTCCATGCCTTCTCTTTCATGCATTTTAATGGCGTTCATGTAGACTCGTATGCCTTGTGCAGCGCTTTAAAGTCATCTTCTTGTGATAATAATCTGAGGTTTGGTAAAAATATTCACGCCCATGTTAAAAAATCAGGGTGGTTTTGTAGCGTCTTTGTGGCCAGTACTTTGATTGATCTATACGGGAAAATGTTATTCACTGTCGATGCGGCAATGGTGTTTGATGAAATTCGTGTGAAGAATACTGTTTGTGTGAATGCACTTTTATCAGGTTATGCTGAAGCTAAGATGTGGAGTGAGGGAGTCGAATTGGTTAGGCAAATGCCAGCGTTCTACTTAGATTGTGACAATTTCACATTTTCTGCTGCTTTGCGGGCTTGTGCAGGGCTATCTGCGACGGGATTGGGCAGGCAGATTCATGCAAGTGTTATACGTAAAGTTTTAAATGTTGGGGATGACGTCTTTCTGCAGAGTTTGTTAGTTGAAATGTATGGCAAGTGTGGGCTAGTAGAGAAGGCTAAACGCATATTTAGTATGGCAGGATTCAGACAAGAaggggagagaaagagagatgtTGTGTTGTGGACTTCACTGCTAGGAGTTTACGGAAAACATGGCCATTACAAAGAAGTGATTATGTTGTTCAGAGACATGTTGATCAACGGAATTAGGCCCGATGGAGTGGCCTTCTTAGCTGTCATTTCCGCTTGTGGTCATACAGGTCAAGTGGATCTTGCGTTCAAATATTTTGCATCCATGGCTCGCGACTTTGGATTAAAACAAAGCCCAGAGCATTATAGCTGTTTGGTTGATGCGCTGTGTCGGGCTGGTGAGCTGGAGAAGGCATGGAAGTTGATAAATGGGATGCCTTGCGAAGGAAATAGCAGATACACGGTTTCAATGTGGGGGACCTTGCTAAATGCCTGCAGTGAGTGTGGGAATGTTGATTTGGGTAAATTGGCTGGTCAAAGGGCACT
This portion of the Coffea arabica cultivar ET-39 chromosome 2e, Coffea Arabica ET-39 HiFi, whole genome shotgun sequence genome encodes:
- the LOC113731195 gene encoding protein SMALL AUXIN UP-REGULATED RNA 16-like, with protein sequence MSWHDPIKKFQLQSFNIFVELSCRLATILWNEGRLKKSLASAIQWEHSQFHAMKKSSSIFVTYVHYKQEEKLIWITNRRQFLQIQEVLSAKQILNRILANPGGTTKVPKGHFAVYVGETSWKRYVLPLSYLNHPSSQHLLSQAEEEFGYHHPMGALTIPCKEETFINLTCNLCSP
- the LOC140036734 gene encoding putative pentatricopeptide repeat-containing protein At3g23330, whose translation is MNFLPITQFLNHCSQTRNLKALKKFHAHLLRTGILFFSPNLQTKVIFTYTSCLNTNSTQTLTNLFKFLNPRNPLPFNSIVSHFSQNGCHSLALHAFSFMHFNGVHVDSYALCSALKSSSCDNNLRFGKNIHAHVKKSGWFCSVFVASTLIDLYGKMLFTVDAAMVFDEIRVKNTVCVNALLSGYAEAKMWSEGVELVRQMPAFYLDCDNFTFSAALRACAGLSATGLGRQIHASVIRKVLNVGDDVFLQSLLVEMYGKCGLVEKAKRIFSMAGFRQEGERKRDVVLWTSLLGVYGKHGHYKEVIMLFRDMLINGIRPDGVAFLAVISACGHTGQVDLAFKYFASMARDFGLKQSPEHYSCLVDALCRAGELEKAWKLINGMPCEGNSRYTVSMWGTLLNACSECGNVDLGKLAGQRALELEPHNTGIYVLLSNMYASNGMWDEIGQLRESMKGRKLKKDIGCSWIDVGG